Proteins from a genomic interval of Bradyrhizobium sp. CCGB01:
- a CDS encoding SlyX family protein gives MTNDIKMLGERIDTLEMRIAYQDDTIETLNQTITAQWKQIDVLTRKIAELGERLQEAETNAPGPANEPPPHY, from the coding sequence GTGACGAATGACATCAAGATGCTGGGCGAGCGCATCGACACGCTGGAGATGCGCATCGCCTATCAGGACGATACGATCGAGACGCTGAACCAGACGATTACCGCGCAGTGGAAACAGATCGACGTGCTGACGCGGAAGATCGCGGAGCTTGGCGAGCGACTTCAGGAAGCCGAGACGAATGCGCCGGGTCCAGCCAACGAGCCCCCGCCGCATTATTGA
- a CDS encoding rhodanese-related sulfurtransferase, whose product MIHKVAAFYQFAALPDYRELREPLRAFCASLALKGSVLLAREGINGTIAGAPEAIDAFVHELAHGSLFAGRLTNLELKFSTAEAMPFGRLKVRLKKEIVTLGDEAADPTRQVGTYVDAAEWNALIAAPDMLVLDTRNAFEVAMGTFEGAVDPDIKSFGQFKDFAAKQLDPAKHRRIAMFCTGGIRCEKASAHLLARGFAEVYHLKGGILKYLEEVPQAQSRWRGECFVFDERVALGHGLRERDKGHDRDE is encoded by the coding sequence ATGATCCACAAGGTCGCCGCCTTCTACCAATTCGCCGCCCTGCCCGATTACCGCGAGCTGCGCGAGCCGTTGCGCGCGTTCTGCGCAAGCCTTGCGCTCAAGGGCAGCGTGCTGCTCGCCCGGGAAGGCATCAACGGCACGATTGCGGGTGCGCCCGAGGCGATCGACGCCTTCGTCCACGAGCTCGCGCACGGCAGCCTGTTCGCCGGCCGGCTGACCAATCTCGAATTGAAGTTCTCGACTGCGGAGGCAATGCCGTTCGGCCGGCTCAAGGTGCGGCTGAAGAAGGAGATCGTCACGCTCGGCGACGAGGCCGCCGATCCGACCCGCCAGGTCGGCACCTATGTCGACGCCGCCGAGTGGAACGCGCTGATCGCGGCGCCCGACATGCTGGTGCTCGACACCCGCAACGCGTTCGAGGTGGCGATGGGCACGTTCGAGGGCGCGGTCGACCCCGATATCAAGAGCTTTGGCCAGTTCAAGGATTTTGCCGCAAAACAGCTCGATCCGGCAAAGCATCGCAGGATCGCAATGTTCTGCACCGGCGGCATCCGCTGCGAGAAGGCGAGCGCACATTTGCTCGCGCGCGGCTTCGCCGAGGTCTATCACCTCAAGGGCGGTATCCTCAAATATCTGGAGGAGGTGCCGCAGGCGCAGAGCCGCTGGCGCGGCGAATGCTTCGTGTTCGACGAGCGCGTGGCGCTCGGTCACGGATTGCGCGAACGAGACAAGGGGCACGACCGTGACGAATGA
- the ggt gene encoding gamma-glutamyltransferase, whose protein sequence is MRSFHFPGRSTVHATNAMVATSHPQASLAAIEVLREGGTAVDAAVAGSALLGVIEPQSTGIGGDCFALIQPRGEGKIIAYNGSGRAPKAANADWYLERKINSVPLTSAHAVSIPGVIDAFATVLRDHGKFGFDRLLQPAIKAAEEGYVVAPRIAFDWKNQFEKLKGGTNTVRYLLPGGKPPVAGDVIRQAELGKTLRAIAKDGRDAFYKGAIAEDMVETLRGIGGLHTLDDFAAHTTETTTPIGTAYKGYDVWQCPPNGPGVTALLMLNILSRFDLTKFAPLSVERFHLEAEAARIAYMNREMHVADPDHMKIDVAEMLAKGFADEYISKIRMDGMLDLPNVAPPMNPSTIYITVVDKDRNVCSFINSIAHSFGSAIVSNNTGVLFQNRAGGFRIQPGHPNCIAGGKRPLHTIMPSLLTKGGRSVMPFAVMGGQYQPVGQTHVVTNILDYGCDVQEAIDMPRGLHYEGQYQLEDSVPADIVEGLKKLGHKTTSVVGPLGGAQAIWIDWDKGTLTGGSDPRKDGCALGY, encoded by the coding sequence ATGAGAAGCTTCCATTTCCCCGGCAGGTCGACCGTCCACGCCACCAACGCGATGGTGGCGACCTCGCATCCGCAGGCGTCGCTCGCCGCGATCGAGGTGCTGCGCGAGGGCGGCACGGCGGTGGACGCGGCGGTGGCGGGTTCGGCCTTGCTCGGCGTGATCGAGCCGCAATCGACCGGCATCGGCGGCGACTGCTTTGCACTGATCCAGCCGCGTGGCGAGGGCAAGATCATCGCCTATAACGGCTCCGGCCGGGCGCCGAAGGCGGCTAACGCCGACTGGTATCTCGAACGCAAGATCAACTCCGTGCCGCTGACCTCGGCGCATGCGGTCTCGATTCCCGGCGTGATCGACGCCTTCGCGACCGTGCTGCGCGATCACGGCAAGTTCGGCTTCGACCGGCTGCTGCAGCCCGCGATCAAGGCGGCCGAAGAGGGTTATGTCGTCGCGCCGCGCATCGCCTTCGACTGGAAGAACCAGTTCGAGAAACTGAAGGGTGGCACCAACACGGTGCGTTATCTGCTGCCAGGCGGCAAGCCGCCGGTGGCCGGCGACGTCATCCGCCAGGCCGAGCTCGGCAAGACGCTGCGCGCGATCGCCAAGGACGGCCGCGACGCCTTCTACAAGGGCGCGATCGCGGAAGACATGGTCGAGACGCTCAGGGGCATCGGCGGCCTGCACACGCTCGACGATTTCGCCGCGCACACCACCGAGACGACGACGCCGATCGGCACCGCGTACAAGGGCTATGACGTCTGGCAGTGCCCGCCGAACGGCCCCGGCGTCACCGCGCTGCTGATGCTCAACATCCTGTCGCGCTTCGATCTGACCAAGTTTGCTCCGCTCAGCGTCGAGCGCTTCCATCTCGAAGCCGAGGCCGCGCGCATCGCCTACATGAACCGCGAGATGCACGTCGCCGATCCCGATCACATGAAGATCGACGTTGCCGAGATGCTCGCGAAGGGCTTTGCCGACGAGTACATCAGCAAGATCCGCATGGACGGCATGCTCGACCTCCCGAACGTCGCGCCGCCGATGAATCCCTCGACCATCTACATCACGGTCGTAGACAAGGACCGCAACGTCTGCTCGTTCATCAATTCGATCGCGCATTCCTTCGGCTCGGCGATCGTCTCGAACAACACCGGCGTGCTGTTCCAGAACCGTGCCGGCGGCTTCCGCATCCAGCCCGGCCACCCCAACTGCATCGCCGGCGGCAAGCGCCCGCTGCACACGATCATGCCGAGCCTGCTCACCAAGGGCGGCCGCTCCGTGATGCCGTTCGCGGTGATGGGCGGCCAGTATCAGCCGGTCGGCCAGACCCACGTCGTCACCAACATCCTCGACTATGGCTGCGACGTGCAGGAGGCGATCGACATGCCGCGCGGCCTGCATTACGAGGGCCAGTACCAGCTCGAGGACAGCGTGCCGGCCGACATCGTCGAAGGGCTGAAGAAGCTCGGCCACAAGACCACCAGCGTGGTCGGCCCGCTCGGCGGTGCCCAGGCGATCTGGATCGACTGGGACAAGGGCACGCTCACCGGCGGTTCCGATCCGCGCAAGGACGGCTGCGCGCTCGGTTATTGA
- a CDS encoding FKBP-type peptidyl-prolyl cis-trans isomerase: MQRFQRALLAIMSALAITVIGSVSTFVSTTASAQTAGKTMTTASGLQTIDSVVGTGASPKPGQICVMHYTGWLYENGQKGKKFDSSVDRNEPFEFPIGKGRVIAGWDEGVSTMKVGGKRTLIIPPQLGYGARGAGGVIPPNATLMFDVELLAVK, encoded by the coding sequence ATGCAGCGTTTCCAGCGCGCGCTCCTCGCCATCATGTCGGCACTCGCGATCACCGTGATCGGCAGCGTCTCGACATTCGTTTCCACCACGGCCTCGGCCCAGACCGCAGGAAAGACCATGACCACAGCTTCAGGATTGCAGACCATCGACAGCGTCGTCGGCACAGGCGCTTCGCCGAAGCCCGGCCAGATCTGCGTGATGCACTATACCGGCTGGCTCTACGAGAACGGCCAGAAGGGCAAGAAATTCGACTCGTCCGTCGATCGCAATGAACCGTTCGAATTCCCGATCGGCAAGGGCCGCGTCATCGCCGGCTGGGACGAGGGCGTTTCCACCATGAAGGTCGGCGGCAAGCGCACGCTGATCATCCCGCCGCAGCTCGGCTACGGTGCCCGCGGCGCCGGCGGCGTGATCCCGCCGAACGCGACGCTGATGTTCGACGTCGAATTGCTCGCAGTGAAGTGA
- a CDS encoding CsbD family protein — MGSTSDKVKGTANEAIGKAKQGIGEATGSERLQGEGAVQEVKGKGQKAMGDAKDAAKEAIDRAAAAARRAAE, encoded by the coding sequence ATGGGTAGCACGAGCGACAAGGTCAAGGGCACCGCCAACGAAGCCATCGGCAAGGCCAAGCAGGGCATCGGTGAAGCCACCGGTTCCGAGCGTCTTCAGGGCGAAGGCGCGGTCCAGGAAGTGAAGGGCAAAGGCCAGAAGGCCATGGGCGACGCCAAGGACGCGGCCAAGGAAGCGATTGATCGCGCGGCCGCGGCGGCACGTCGCGCGGCGGAATAA
- a CDS encoding cupin domain-containing protein, with product MTGHDHTHSHHDHDHHDDRWKHDGVRVIPGNQLDTNVPSTAGMDRAAAINFARVGAQKLWAGTVSIRPDAKTGAHHHGHLESVIYVVKGKARMRWGESLQFTAEAGPGDFIFVPPYVPHQEINASPDEVLECVLVRSDGEAVAINLDIEPVEKPETVLWVDPIHRDPNEKK from the coding sequence ATGACCGGCCATGACCACACGCATTCCCACCATGACCACGATCATCACGACGATCGCTGGAAGCATGACGGCGTGCGCGTCATTCCCGGCAATCAGCTCGATACCAACGTGCCGTCGACAGCCGGCATGGACCGCGCGGCCGCGATCAATTTCGCGCGCGTCGGCGCGCAGAAATTGTGGGCGGGCACGGTCAGCATCAGGCCCGACGCCAAGACCGGCGCACATCACCATGGTCATCTCGAAAGCGTCATCTACGTGGTGAAGGGCAAGGCGCGGATGCGCTGGGGCGAGAGCCTGCAATTCACGGCGGAGGCCGGCCCCGGCGATTTCATCTTCGTGCCGCCCTACGTGCCGCACCAGGAGATCAACGCCAGCCCCGACGAGGTGCTGGAATGTGTGCTGGTGCGCAGCGACGGCGAGGCGGTCGCGATCAATCTCGACATCGAGCCGGTCGAGAAGCCCGAGACCGTGCTGTGGGTCGACCCGATCCATCGGGACCCCAACGAGAAGAAGTAA
- a CDS encoding VOC family protein has protein sequence MPRMIFLNLPVTDLKRATAFYEAVGATRNPQFSDDTASCMVFSETIYAMLTTHDKFRQFTPKPIADAKTTNQALFCLSADSRNEVDEIVGKAEAAGGVADPSPKDEYSFMYGRSFEDPDGHMWGVNWLDMAAFAAQSEMASA, from the coding sequence ATGCCCAGGATGATCTTCCTCAATCTGCCGGTGACCGACCTCAAGCGCGCGACCGCCTTTTACGAAGCGGTCGGTGCGACCCGGAACCCGCAATTCAGCGATGATACGGCGAGCTGCATGGTCTTTTCCGAGACCATCTACGCGATGCTGACGACCCACGACAAATTCCGCCAGTTCACGCCGAAGCCGATCGCCGATGCAAAGACCACGAACCAGGCGCTGTTCTGTCTGTCCGCCGACAGCCGGAACGAGGTCGACGAGATCGTCGGCAAGGCCGAGGCTGCAGGCGGGGTGGCCGATCCCAGCCCGAAGGACGAATACAGCTTCATGTACGGCCGCAGCTTCGAGGATCCGGACGGTCATATGTGGGGTGTGAACTGGCTGGACATGGCAGCCTTCGCCGCGCAGTCCGAAATGGCGAGCGCCTGA
- a CDS encoding VOC family protein encodes MSKLVPCMWFNGDAEEAAKFYVSLVPNSEVTHVQRNVSDNPSGRQGSVLVVEFTVAGQPLVALNGGMKVEYTHAISLMIHCDDQAQVDSVWDAFLAHGGKEQQCGWISDRWGVSWQVVPKVMFDFLSSPDKAAAARAMQAMMKMVKLDVDVLRRAFEGKSAA; translated from the coding sequence ATGTCCAAGCTCGTACCCTGCATGTGGTTCAACGGCGATGCCGAGGAAGCCGCAAAATTCTACGTCTCGCTCGTTCCGAATTCGGAAGTAACGCACGTCCAGCGCAACGTGTCGGACAACCCCTCCGGCAGGCAAGGCTCCGTGCTCGTCGTCGAGTTCACTGTGGCGGGACAGCCTCTCGTCGCGCTCAACGGCGGGATGAAGGTGGAATACACCCACGCAATCTCGCTGATGATCCATTGCGACGATCAGGCTCAGGTTGACAGCGTGTGGGATGCTTTCCTGGCTCATGGCGGCAAGGAGCAGCAGTGCGGCTGGATCAGCGATCGCTGGGGCGTGTCCTGGCAGGTCGTGCCGAAGGTGATGTTCGACTTCCTGTCGAGTCCCGACAAGGCGGCTGCCGCACGCGCGATGCAGGCCATGATGAAGATGGTGAAGCTGGACGTGGATGTGCTGCGCCGCGCGTTCGAGGGCAAGTCGGCGGCGTGA
- a CDS encoding FecR domain-containing protein, which yields MNLRFLFFPALLSAVLCAAPGAQAQTRVGEAVVIQKEVVRVAATTTPISVGDSMLRDETVRTGADSAARFVMADSTNLSLGPSATLKLDRTVFNDEHSYRDVAIRMTTGAFRFVTGHSEKTAYKITTPLATIGVRGTTLDILSQRGRSVVVLQDGAASVCTTSSQCVQLTQPGDTAIIISAGGKVSITKSNTPPWTFAANCAASAGLCSVNQYADASPTVTPAVQDDGMLCGR from the coding sequence ATGAATTTGCGTTTCTTGTTTTTCCCCGCACTGCTATCGGCTGTGTTGTGCGCGGCGCCTGGCGCACAGGCGCAGACGCGCGTCGGCGAAGCCGTCGTGATCCAGAAAGAAGTGGTGCGCGTGGCCGCGACCACGACGCCGATCAGCGTCGGCGACAGCATGCTGCGCGATGAGACCGTGCGCACCGGCGCCGACAGCGCCGCGCGCTTCGTCATGGCCGACAGCACCAATCTGTCGCTCGGACCCAGCGCGACGCTCAAGCTCGACCGCACCGTCTTCAACGATGAGCACAGCTATCGCGACGTCGCGATCCGCATGACCACTGGCGCATTCCGCTTCGTCACCGGACATTCGGAGAAGACCGCCTACAAGATCACGACACCGCTCGCGACCATCGGCGTGCGCGGCACCACGCTCGACATTCTCTCGCAGCGCGGACGCTCCGTCGTCGTGCTCCAGGACGGCGCCGCCAGCGTCTGCACGACGAGCTCCCAGTGCGTGCAGCTCACGCAGCCCGGCGACACCGCAATCATCATTTCCGCCGGCGGCAAGGTCAGCATCACCAAGAGCAACACGCCGCCCTGGACCTTTGCCGCCAACTGCGCCGCAAGTGCCGGGCTGTGCTCGGTCAACCAGTATGCGGACGCCTCGCCGACCGTCACGCCCGCCGTCCAGGACGACGGCATGCTGTGCGGGCGGTGA
- a CDS encoding phospholipid carrier-dependent glycosyltransferase, whose protein sequence is MWRNYHKRRGTCVMLSDSCSRMRSMKSAIPIFLRGEADLPRKTAPQAPLELPAAPKVSRSAVIAVAIFLIAHLALLIGLTAPEKFVFDEVHYVPAARQMLAPAMSQPMLNPMHPPLAKELIAASIAAFGDNALGWRYPSTLFGALAIVAIYLCGLALFSAQGPAIAAALIAGFNQMLYVQARIAMLDIFALGFGLLAIAAFMHGFRRERPHALFALAGVLFGLAAACKWSGLFPLGICIVLVAVIRLMQGWRTLFADAKPDDWYRPDLWPDFRVQHAVTCFAVLPALTYLAAFVPLYGVSLPDLIEAQRRIFAENTTTAIAGHTYMSAWPSWPLLARPVWFLFDKTAEDNVSAIVFLGNPLVLWPALPALVVVLRDFIVARRWDAFLIAAFYFGCWLAWALLPRTLGFIYYYLPAASVASLALVYVLRRDGLPRWLLWAYVGIAAVGFAMMLPVSAAFIGTSMQTFNRLMLFQSWI, encoded by the coding sequence ATGTGGCGAAATTATCACAAGCGGCGCGGGACGTGCGTTATGCTTAGTGACAGTTGCAGCAGAATGCGTTCAATGAAAAGTGCCATTCCTATTTTTCTCCGCGGTGAAGCAGATTTGCCACGCAAAACAGCCCCACAAGCGCCGCTCGAATTGCCCGCAGCTCCAAAGGTGTCGCGGAGCGCAGTAATCGCTGTCGCGATTTTCCTGATCGCACATCTCGCGCTGCTGATCGGCCTGACTGCGCCGGAGAAATTCGTCTTCGACGAGGTGCATTACGTGCCCGCGGCGCGGCAGATGCTGGCACCCGCGATGTCGCAGCCGATGCTCAATCCGATGCATCCGCCGCTGGCCAAGGAGCTGATCGCGGCATCGATCGCGGCCTTCGGCGACAATGCGCTGGGCTGGCGCTATCCGTCGACCTTGTTCGGTGCGCTGGCGATCGTCGCGATCTATCTGTGCGGACTTGCGCTGTTCTCCGCGCAAGGGCCCGCGATCGCCGCCGCGTTGATCGCCGGCTTCAACCAGATGCTCTACGTGCAGGCGCGCATCGCCATGCTCGACATTTTCGCGCTCGGATTCGGCCTGCTCGCGATCGCCGCCTTCATGCACGGCTTTCGAAGAGAGCGCCCGCATGCGCTGTTCGCGCTCGCGGGCGTATTGTTTGGCCTCGCTGCGGCCTGCAAATGGAGCGGCCTGTTTCCGCTCGGCATCTGCATCGTCCTCGTTGCGGTCATTCGCCTGATGCAGGGCTGGCGGACGCTGTTTGCCGACGCGAAGCCCGATGACTGGTACCGTCCCGACCTCTGGCCCGATTTTCGCGTGCAGCATGCCGTGACCTGCTTCGCCGTGCTGCCGGCGCTGACGTATCTTGCCGCCTTCGTTCCGCTCTACGGAGTGTCGCTGCCGGATCTGATCGAGGCGCAGCGCCGGATATTCGCCGAAAACACCACCACCGCGATCGCCGGCCACACCTATATGAGCGCGTGGCCGTCCTGGCCGCTTCTCGCGCGGCCGGTGTGGTTCCTGTTCGACAAGACGGCGGAAGACAATGTCTCGGCGATCGTCTTCCTCGGCAATCCCCTGGTGCTGTGGCCCGCACTGCCAGCGCTCGTGGTCGTGCTGCGCGATTTCATCGTCGCCCGCCGCTGGGATGCGTTCCTGATCGCGGCGTTCTATTTCGGCTGCTGGCTTGCCTGGGCTTTGCTGCCACGCACGCTCGGCTTCATCTACTACTATCTGCCGGCCGCTAGCGTGGCGTCGCTTGCGCTGGTCTATGTGCTGCGACGGGACGGGCTGCCGCGCTGGCTGCTGTGGGCCTATGTCGGCATCGCGGCTGTCGGCTTTGCGATGATGCTGCCGGTCTCGGCGGCCTTCATCGGCACGTCGATGCAGACCTTCAACCGGCTGATGCTGTTCCAGAGCTGGATATGA
- a CDS encoding OmpA family protein, which produces MTRFDKFFGLKAITLTAALSMTAGLAFAGEKTFSADQIVDALKSKPATRGLSTGPQADPAAQAKESTFLSTVRNRATRSLSTGEREQIAELAATKPKIDLEIQFDYNSADIAKTSVPSVQALGKALSDPTLKGSTFVVAGHTDAVGGEEYNQGLSERRAETIKKYLVQNYGLNGTDLVAVGYGKTKLKDTANGADPINRRVQVVNMEAKSTASK; this is translated from the coding sequence ATGACCCGTTTTGATAAGTTTTTTGGACTGAAGGCGATCACCCTCACGGCTGCGCTGTCGATGACGGCGGGCCTGGCTTTCGCCGGCGAAAAGACCTTCTCGGCCGACCAGATCGTGGATGCGTTGAAGTCGAAGCCGGCGACCCGCGGCTTGTCCACCGGTCCGCAGGCCGACCCGGCGGCGCAGGCCAAGGAATCGACCTTCCTGAGCACCGTGCGCAACCGCGCGACCCGATCGCTCTCGACGGGCGAGCGCGAGCAGATCGCCGAGCTCGCAGCGACCAAGCCGAAGATCGATCTGGAGATCCAGTTCGACTACAACTCGGCCGACATCGCCAAGACTTCGGTGCCGTCGGTGCAGGCGCTCGGCAAGGCTCTGTCCGATCCGACGCTGAAGGGCTCGACCTTCGTGGTCGCCGGCCACACCGATGCGGTCGGCGGCGAAGAGTACAATCAAGGACTCTCCGAACGTCGCGCCGAAACCATCAAGAAGTACCTGGTGCAGAACTACGGCCTCAACGGCACCGACCTCGTCGCCGTCGGCTATGGCAAGACCAAGCTGAAGGACACCGCCAACGGCGCCGACCCGATCAACCGCCGCGTCCAGGTCGTGAACATGGAAGCGAAGTCGACGGCGTCCAAATAA
- a CDS encoding winged helix-turn-helix domain-containing protein, whose protein sequence is MSRAPKPLPIPTTQARQIWLHAQRLDERAPFGEGAQAVADVIAHLGYVQIDTINVIERSHHHILFSRIPSYRRTDLRQAQSVDRSVFEYWTHALSYVPASDFRFFLPAMREHKREGHKWYASVKPADTRKVMRLLRAGPLTIRDIEDDVLTEKEHLWQSRKPSKRALQLAFYTGVATVSARQGMLKTYELMTRHFGWDKLPKPASARDITAYLLDRALRSQGVVSLDSICHLDAPSKKAVAQLITSRVRRGELVPVAIEGAGKQEHWAAPAALEPGEGASPDLVHILSPFDPLIIQRKRTNLFFGYNHLFEAYVPKAKRKLGYFALPVLVGDEIVAALDLKTDRQGKKLLMQKWTWVGQGKKTAGRKELKRVIEQELDRFERFQLSE, encoded by the coding sequence ATGTCACGCGCGCCCAAACCGCTTCCGATCCCCACGACACAGGCCCGGCAGATCTGGCTGCATGCCCAGCGGCTGGACGAGCGCGCGCCGTTCGGGGAGGGCGCGCAGGCGGTGGCGGATGTCATCGCTCATCTCGGCTATGTGCAGATCGACACCATCAACGTCATTGAACGCAGCCACCACCATATCCTGTTCAGCCGCATCCCGTCCTACCGCCGCACCGATCTGCGCCAGGCCCAGAGCGTCGACAGAAGCGTGTTCGAATACTGGACCCATGCACTGTCTTACGTGCCGGCGAGCGACTTCCGCTTCTTTCTGCCGGCGATGCGCGAGCACAAGCGCGAGGGGCATAAATGGTATGCCTCGGTGAAGCCGGCCGACACCCGCAAGGTGATGCGGCTCCTTCGTGCCGGTCCGCTGACGATCCGCGACATCGAGGACGACGTGCTCACCGAGAAGGAGCATTTGTGGCAGAGCCGAAAACCCTCGAAGCGCGCGTTGCAGCTCGCCTTCTACACCGGCGTTGCGACCGTCAGCGCGCGCCAGGGCATGCTCAAGACCTATGAGCTGATGACGCGGCACTTCGGCTGGGACAAGCTGCCGAAGCCGGCGTCGGCAAGGGACATCACGGCCTATCTGCTCGACCGCGCGCTTCGCTCGCAGGGCGTGGTCAGCCTGGATTCGATCTGCCACCTCGATGCGCCGAGCAAGAAGGCGGTCGCGCAGCTGATCACCTCGCGCGTGCGCCGCGGCGAGCTGGTGCCCGTTGCGATCGAAGGCGCCGGCAAGCAGGAGCATTGGGCCGCGCCTGCGGCGCTGGAGCCCGGTGAGGGCGCCTCGCCCGATCTCGTTCACATCCTCTCCCCGTTCGATCCCCTGATCATCCAGCGCAAGCGCACCAATCTCTTCTTCGGCTACAATCATCTGTTCGAGGCCTATGTGCCGAAGGCCAAGCGCAAGCTCGGCTACTTCGCGCTGCCCGTGCTGGTCGGCGACGAGATCGTCGCCGCGCTCGACCTCAAGACCGACCGGCAGGGCAAGAAACTCCTGATGCAGAAATGGACCTGGGTCGGGCAGGGCAAGAAGACGGCGGGGCGCAAGGAGCTGAAGCGCGTGATCGAGCAGGAGCTCGATCGGTTCGAGCGATTTCAATTGTCGGAGTGA
- a CDS encoding DUF2809 domain-containing protein, which yields MRGAQPVKPVAPRQRSLIRAALALVVIACGLSLRWYGFPLGLPAFVVKYGGSLLWATMVFLLVGVVLPRLTRSRMAAIAVAIAIAVEFSRLVHTPWLDAFRLTTAGALLLGRIFSLWNLVAYAAGIAFGVWIDRLVGKRRVD from the coding sequence ATGCGCGGGGCGCAGCCGGTCAAACCCGTGGCGCCGCGACAGCGGTCGCTGATCCGCGCCGCCCTGGCGCTGGTCGTGATCGCCTGCGGGCTGTCGTTGCGCTGGTACGGCTTTCCGCTCGGGCTTCCGGCCTTCGTCGTGAAGTACGGCGGCTCGCTGCTGTGGGCGACGATGGTGTTTCTGCTGGTCGGGGTCGTGCTGCCGCGGCTGACGCGGAGCCGGATGGCGGCCATCGCGGTGGCGATCGCGATCGCGGTCGAATTCTCCCGGCTGGTGCATACGCCCTGGCTCGACGCGTTCCGGCTAACGACGGCCGGGGCCTTGCTGCTCGGGCGCATCTTCTCGCTGTGGAATCTGGTGGCCTATGCGGCCGGGATTGCGTTTGGGGTTTGGATCGATCGGCTCGTCGGGAAGCGTAGGGTGGATTAG
- a CDS encoding MFS transporter: MSQTTTYAGSAGSAKSEIETSTIRAISWRLIPFLVLAYFFSYLDRVNLGFAALTMNAELKFTPLIFSWGAGIFFIGYFIFEVPSNLALEKFGASRWIARIMVTWGIISALMALVSGVTSFYVLRFLLGVAEAGFFPGIILYLTYWYPAEYRARFLAAFAIAVPVSTVIGAPISGLLLGLDGVMGLKGWQWLFIIEGIPSVLLGIVTWFYLTDKPEKADWLSAEQKAWLKGRLDSEIAAKQAVKHLSLGEALSSPKVIALSLIYFGFVGALYGMQFWLPQIVKAFGLTNAQTGFVTAIPYLFGTIAMILWARHSDATRERVKHVGAPLLLTAVALAVSSYLTDPTMTMVALTVAAIGVFCCFGVFWTLPTAWLSGTAAAGAIALINSIGNLAGFGGPYLIGWVKEATGQTSTGLLVLAVLPLLAGILVFVGGHESKHEFAEQGR; this comes from the coding sequence ATGAGCCAGACCACGACCTATGCCGGTTCCGCCGGTTCAGCCAAGTCGGAAATCGAGACCTCGACAATCCGCGCCATCTCCTGGCGCCTGATTCCGTTCCTGGTGCTGGCCTACTTCTTCTCCTATCTCGACCGCGTCAATCTCGGCTTCGCCGCGCTGACCATGAATGCGGAGCTGAAGTTCACGCCGCTGATCTTCTCCTGGGGTGCGGGCATCTTCTTCATCGGCTATTTCATTTTCGAGGTGCCGAGCAATCTGGCGCTGGAAAAGTTCGGCGCGAGCCGCTGGATCGCCCGCATCATGGTGACCTGGGGCATCATCTCGGCGCTGATGGCGCTGGTCAGCGGTGTGACGAGCTTCTACGTCCTGCGCTTCCTGCTCGGCGTCGCCGAGGCCGGCTTCTTCCCCGGCATCATCCTCTATCTCACCTACTGGTATCCGGCCGAATATCGCGCCCGCTTCCTCGCCGCCTTCGCCATCGCCGTGCCGGTCTCGACCGTGATTGGCGCGCCGATCTCGGGCCTGCTGCTCGGGCTTGACGGCGTGATGGGGCTGAAGGGCTGGCAGTGGCTGTTCATCATCGAGGGCATCCCCTCGGTGCTGCTGGGCATCGTCACCTGGTTCTACCTCACCGACAAGCCGGAGAAGGCGGACTGGCTCTCGGCCGAACAGAAGGCCTGGCTCAAGGGCAGGCTCGACTCGGAAATTGCGGCCAAGCAGGCGGTGAAGCATCTGTCGCTCGGCGAAGCGCTGTCCTCGCCCAAGGTGATCGCGCTCAGCCTGATCTATTTCGGCTTCGTCGGCGCGCTCTACGGCATGCAGTTCTGGCTGCCGCAGATCGTCAAGGCGTTCGGCCTCACCAACGCGCAGACCGGCTTCGTCACCGCGATCCCGTATCTGTTCGGCACCATCGCGATGATCCTGTGGGCACGGCATTCGGATGCGACGCGCGAGCGCGTGAAGCATGTCGGCGCGCCGCTGCTGCTGACCGCCGTCGCACTTGCCGTCTCCTCCTATCTCACCGATCCCACCATGACGATGGTGGCGCTGACGGTCGCGGCGATCGGCGTGTTCTGCTGCTTCGGCGTGTTCTGGACCCTGCCGACCGCCTGGCTCTCCGGCACGGCTGCGGCCGGCGCCATCGCGCTGATCAACTCGATCGGCAACCTCGCCGGGTTCGGCGGCCCCTATCTGATCGGCTGGGTCAAGGAAGCGACGGGGCAGACCTCGACCGGCTTGCTGGTGCTCGCGGTGCTGCCCCTGCTCGCCGGCATCCTGGTCTTCGTCGGCGGCCACGAGAGCAAGCACGAGTTCGCCGAGCAGGGGCGGTAA